In the Flavobacterium sp. J372 genome, one interval contains:
- a CDS encoding M23 family metallopeptidase: MAKVKYYYDAENLAYRIIKNTRQKKIGYALLFLAASGLFGFLCFVALLNTPYFETPKDKLQAREIENMKLQYEILNRRMDQVNEVLANVEDRDNNLYRVYFNASPIPEEQRKAGFGGVNRYKELEGYNNSELVINTTKRLDVISKELAVQSRSLDEIAKLAKDKEKLLAAIPAIQPVKNEDLRAVASGFGYRNDPFTKIRKFHAGMDFSAKTGTPIYATGDGVVTVADNRSSGYGNHIVIRHGFGYETLYGHLSKYKVKAGQRVKRGDVIGYVGSTGRSEAPHLHYEVHKNGEVINPINFYYGNISAKEYILISKLANQENQSLD, encoded by the coding sequence ATGGCGAAAGTAAAATACTACTACGATGCGGAAAACCTTGCGTACCGCATCATCAAAAATACACGCCAAAAAAAAATTGGCTATGCACTGCTTTTCCTGGCGGCTTCAGGGCTGTTCGGGTTCCTGTGCTTTGTAGCGCTTTTGAATACGCCGTATTTTGAAACCCCGAAAGACAAACTGCAGGCGCGCGAGATTGAGAACATGAAGCTGCAGTATGAAATCCTTAACCGCCGGATGGATCAGGTGAATGAAGTGCTTGCTAATGTTGAAGACCGCGATAATAACCTGTACAGGGTATATTTTAATGCCTCTCCAATTCCGGAAGAGCAGCGGAAGGCAGGCTTTGGCGGGGTAAACCGCTATAAAGAGCTGGAGGGCTATAATAATTCAGAACTGGTTATCAATACCACTAAAAGACTTGATGTGATTTCTAAAGAATTGGCTGTACAATCACGCTCGCTCGACGAAATCGCAAAACTGGCAAAAGATAAAGAGAAACTACTGGCGGCAATACCCGCTATACAGCCTGTAAAAAATGAAGATCTTCGTGCAGTAGCTTCAGGGTTTGGTTATCGCAACGACCCTTTTACCAAAATACGCAAGTTCCATGCGGGGATGGACTTTTCGGCCAAGACAGGAACACCCATTTATGCTACAGGCGACGGTGTAGTGACGGTGGCCGACAACCGCTCTTCAGGCTACGGCAACCATATCGTCATTCGTCACGGGTTTGGTTATGAAACGCTTTACGGGCATTTGAGCAAGTATAAGGTTAAGGCTGGCCAGCGCGTGAAGCGGGGAGACGTTATAGGCTATGTAGGCAGCACCGGCCGCAGCGAGGCGCCGCATTTGCATTATGAAGTACACAAAAATGGCGAGGTTATAAACCCGATAAATTTCTATTACGGA